The region CCAGAAGATCCGTCAAAGTCTCAAGGTTCCCTTCAGTCGCTGAATGACCCTAAATTCGGACtgcctccagctctggtGGCCAactttgctgctgccggtgTCACCAGCATCTACCAATGGCAGGCATCATGCTTGCTTGGTGAAGGCCTCCTGAAAGGGAAGCGGCATCTAATCTATACGGCACCCACGGGCGGTGGGAAGTCGCTTGTGGCTGATGTTCTGATGCTGAAGCGGATCATCGAGAACCCTACGCGCAAAGCGATTCTGGTCCTCCCGTACGTGGCCTTGGTCCAAGAGAAACTTAAGTGGCTCCGGCGCATAGTCCAAGATGTTGAAAAATACACCGTTGACGATGAACACCCCGACGCGAGTCATCACCGTTGGAGGAAAATGCAGAAATCTATTCGCATTTCGGGTTTCTTTGGAGGGAGCAAAACTACCGCCTCTTGGGAGGATACAGACATTGCAGTTTGCACCATTGAAAAGGTTTGCTATCGCAGAATACTGGCATGACCTCGATCTGACAGTGTTAGGCGAACTCATTGATCAACACTGCTATTGAGGAATGCAGTATTGGAGAACTGGGGGCAGTCGTGTTGGATGAATTGCATATGCTTGACGACGAGAATCGAGGATACTTGTTGGAACTGATGGTGACCAAGCTGCTTCTACTGCAGCAGGATATTCAGATCATTGGAATGAGCGCTACCATCTCGGTAAGTGACATCCTAATTACAAGATGCAATATCTGACAGGTCAAGAATACGGAGCTGTTGGCAGACTGGATTAATGCTAGATACTTTGTATCAACCTATCGTCCAGTGCCCGTGGACGAATATCTTATCTATGATAATGCGATCTACCCAGCCGCGACTTCGAGACAGCTCTTTCAGACAATCTCGAAGCTGACAGCCACAGGAGGACCCTTCTTGAGCGAGGCCGTGCCTCCCCAGCGCACAATCAAACCTTCTGCCTTCAGGGAATTATCTAACCCGATGTCAAACGCAATGGTAGCTATGGCAATCGATACGGTCACTGCAGGATACGGTGCTCTGGTGTTCTGTGGCAGTAGAGTAGCCTGTCAAGTCCACGCTGCGCTCATAAGCGAGGCAATGCCTGATCCAGGTACGCTTGGCGCAGAGGATCTGGGTAAGCGACTCGACCTGCTGGCAGAGCTTCGCAGTCTTCCCAGCGGACTGGATCCGGCTCTGGAGAAAACCCTCATCAAAGGCGTGGGATTCCACAGTGAGCAAGTTTCTGACCAGACACTGAGGGCTCGATACTGATCATGCTTAGACGCAGGGATGACGACCGAAGAGCGTGAAGCCATTGCACAGGCATATGATCAAGGTGTTCTAAAGGTGCTGGTTGCCACCTGCAGTCTCGCTGCTGGCGTCAACCTTCCGGCGAGAAGAGTAATCATAAATGGAGCACGCATGGGCCGTGAACTAGTTGGGCCAGCAATGTTGTAAGTCGCCCAGGTACCAGCAGGATTAGGGGTTGCTAATGGACAGGCGCCAAATGTGCGGTCGAGCCGgccgcaaaggcaaagaTGAGGCGGGTGAGACATACCTTATTGTCGGAAAATCTGATCTCCAGGCTGTTTGCGACCTTCTGGAGGCCGATATGCCAGCAATTGAAAGTTGTTTGGCGCCGGAAAAGAGAGGACTGAAACGGTAAGTGTCCACTGCTGCCAGGTAAGAAAGTTGTTCACATTCTTAGAGCACTCTTGGAGGCAATTGCAACCGGTCTTGTCTCAGGCGTTGCCGCCATCAAAGAATATGTGAAATGTACCCTTTTATATCGGACTGTTGATAAGAAGCTGTCGTACAGCATCATGGACTCAGCCCTTCAAGAGctggcagaagaaaagctcatTCAACTGAATGAAGACGAGTCTTATGTAGCCACTCAGCTTGGACAAGCCGTGGTTGCTTCTGCCTTTGCGCCAGATGACGGTCTTTTCATGTATGAGGAGCTGAAGCGAGCGCTCCAGGCTTTCGTGATGGACGGCGACATGCATGTTTTCTACATGTTTACTCCGCTCCAAGCCGCGGCACAGACTCAGATTGATTGGCCAACATTCAGGGACTTATTGGATACCCTGGATGACAGTGGTATACGCGCTTTGCAGTTTGTTGGAGTAAACCCTGGCTTTGTGAACTCAATGTACGGTTATCCATAGATCCATCTTGAACTTCCGATACTGACTTCTGCAGGGTTCAAAGTGGTGCATCACTGAAAGAGGACACCCCGGAACAAGTGACTCAAGCAAGGATATATCGGCGCGCATATACAGCCTTCCAGCTCCGTGATCTCAGCAACGAGGTTCCATTACCTGTGATTTCAAGTCGGTACAAGATTCCCCGTGGAACAATCCAGACTCTAGCGCAGCAGTGTCATGGATTCGCCGCGGGAATAGTGAAGTTTTGTCAGCGCATGGGCTGGGGTATGTTAGCCGCAGTTCTCGATCATATGCGGGATCGGTTGGAAGCAGGTGCGCGAGCTGACCTTCTCGAAATGGCCCAAGTGACCTATGTCAAAGGCTGGACGGCAAGGTTACTTCGCGACAATGGATTTCGGAACCTGAGAGCATTAGCTGAGGCCGATCCCAAGGATGTTGTACCCGTATTGAAGATGGTAAGGCACTTAGACTGTAACTCTATTATCAAACTAACCCTATTTCTAAAGGTTAATCCTCGTAAGACCCAGCGAAACCAGCTTCACCCAACTGAAGCTGAGCGCTACGCTGGGAAGTTACTCGCTAAAGCAGAGGTCATTGTCGCATCGGCTAATAGGATTTGGGGTAAGCATACTGAAACGCTTGATTTCGGTGTGTGAGGCTAATCACGACCTTGTCTATCCAGAACGAGAAATGCAGGTTGATCTGGATGAGTGAAGACGAAGTCGGGCCTCATTCCGTGGCACCCCGAGCTGAAGCTTGGGTGTTTCTGCACGGGATGTACTATCGGCATTACAAAGGTATGATCTAGACATAGATGGGATTTAGCGCAACGAAATCGGTATATTAGGTTGTTTTCTTGATTACGAAACTGGAGGAATTGGCTACGATACTACAACCGAAGTACGAAGAACAATGATATGCCTGATAGATAATGTGTATATCTCTCACAGCACATCATCACCTTGGCTAGAAAGAGGACTAACAAGTAACCCAGCCGGGTAAGAATGAATAATCTAACACCAGTAATGTATTTGTTGAATTGATCTAGACCGCAAATATACAAGGAAAGAAATGTGATGACCAAGGACGCCTTTATTGCTAACTGAGTGACTGACCGACCCGTACTTCATGCCCGGCCGCCCCTTCAACGATTCCAATCCCAATGTGTGTTATATTGATGGTTTCCTACATTAGTAGGCTAGCCTCTGTACAGGTGCTGCGCTGATTTGAGGGCCCACCAAGATAGGTGAGTAGGTTATCAGTTCGAATGCAATTTCCTAACCCTACTAACTCCCTCGTAAAGCGTGCGATCAATAGCCGCCGCAACGGTAAGCGTCCCACCAACGATTGCGCATACACCCGTCAAGAAACCAGTGAAGGTCTTCGGCCTCGCCTCACGATTGATAACCTTCATCGGCGAGATGTCGTAGTTGAAAAAGACGCCGGGAATACCGCCCGCTGCGTGGATGCGCTCCTTATGAGCCTCGTCTGAGGCATCGCCACCGCGCAGAGATCGCTTGTGCGAGGTTACGCTGTATTGATGTGTTTCGATGCTGCCTTGTGAGCCGGCGCTGAGGCCTTGCGCGCCGAGCGGGGTGTTTGTGTCGGCCGCAGCGTGGAGAGATGCAGAATAGAGAGGGTCCCAGCCGAGGGGCAGGTAGGATGTTGAGACGACCTTGATGAAGTACATAAAGCTGTAAGCGGGCTCAGGTGCTTCTTGGCTCGTGCTATCGAGTGGGTTAGTATGGTGGTGGTCCGTCCATTGCCAACGATCCGAGAGCTCGTCTGGTAATTGCGGTCCGAAGCGGAGGCTGTGAATGATATGAGACATTGTGTGCTGCTCAGCCGGCGACAGACCCCTTTCCTCGTAGTTCGCGATGTCGTGGATGTGCACGTTGTTAGAGGAGAAGCTGCGCCCAGGCGCAATGTGAAAGTTGCCAACAACCTTGTTGACACGGATAACGCCTTCAAGCCGGCATCCTTCGCGGCGTTGCGCGTCAATCCGCTCAGAGTAGTGCTCGCGCTCGCATTGCTCAATGTTGGTCCCCTTGCCGAATCCCCATTGTTTCTGGGCGTACGCTTCGCGCACTTCGTCgcaggtgctgcagcacCCGGGCTTGATGGCGTTGGGAGGTGGGGGCGCGCCGCCGCATTCACCGCAGTAGTCTGGGTCGAGGTgcttggcttcttcggcgtgGCTTGGACCTGTTAGCGGGGTTCTATGGGAGGCTGATGGATTGGAAGCTACTCCGCTTACAGTTGCAGTGCCTGGACGTCAAGGACGCGGCCGCCCTCCGCAGCAGGCGCAAGGCGGACCTTGTTCACACCGTGCGCGACACCAACCTGCTGCTCGCCCGAGACATCCATGACATCGAGAGTTGTGAGCTCACAGGGAAGTCGAGGGAATGTGATGTTCAGGTGgatctccatcttctctcctcttgaCTTGTCGACGACGAGCTCCGGCAAAACTGCCACCCGCCTGTAGTCCACCCACTCTCCCCACGTAAGCCATATTATGATAAGCAGCGAGGCGATAGTGATGATTCCCCCGGAGGTGGTGCGGATGCGAGCCTCATCGACTGTTTTCGCGAAGGCATCTAGCCTTGTGAACCGTGATTTGGCCGCCATGGCTTATGGCAATCGAACGTCGATCATACGAGGGCGGGTGTTGATTTGATCCTAGACCGGCTAGGCTGTAGTATAACTCctaaagagaaggagagttATCAGTCTGAAGTGATCTCGAAAGTGTCGGTAGCAGCAGCGAACTACGAAGCCATTGAACGATCTACACGGGTCCTCCAGCATGTCACGGAGAACCGGGCACGCACGCACCTAATCTGAGCAAGCCGTCCGCGGCGAGCAGCCAATCGTGAGTTTTCGCCGTTTGCTTTCAGTTTCTGACCTGGGCGAAAGCTGTCCAGGAGTTGCGCTGGATGAATTGGAGTAATTTTAGTCGGCGTCGTTTATCTCTTAGACCCGAATAAAGACACGTAACGCGTAATCTATTTATGTGTCGGAAATTCCTGGCGTGTATTGGTATTACTTAAAGGACAGACCGCACTATACCATTGGTTAGAGCCTAAGCCCACCTTAATCCTGCCCCGCTGTGCCTGGAATCTGTCACGTGCTTTGAGCCCCAACGCCGCCTAATGCACGTGACTCATCTGCCTGCAGAAATGGATTCAAACGAACGTCACTTTTTTTTGCTGTTGACTCAGTTCGCTGCCTAGGCCTCAAACAGTAGGCCACCCTTTACATTGTTTTGGATCGCAATATAAGAGCgatacctttttttttcattcAGTCCTTTCTTTGGTCTCATTCCCTGATACATGCCGATACACTCATTGAGAGACTAAGGCGCTCAGCGCTTTGTTTTGCTTTGCGCAGCCAATCTAAACTTCGACGAGTGGCCTCCTTCTACCCTTCGATCCTCTACACCTTACCTTCGCATATCGATCCGCTTCTTCGAACTTCCACCTCTACATCATCATGAAAAGGGGCAGATCTTCTCGCGGTCGCACCAGTACCCGCGCGAATACTGGTGATCGTGGGGGAATTCGCAAGAGGGGTGCTCCTCCGACAAAGGTTGACCGAGATGGTGATTTGGCGATGGGCGCAGGTGCAGGCGCAATTCGTGGCCAAAAAACCCGTTCAGGTTCTGGTCGTCCCGCTTCCTCTGCAACCCGAGCAAACACCGCTCTCGATCGGAGCATCAGTCAAATCCAAAAGGCCCTATCCAGCTCGAACGCCCAAGCGAACATCCGGCAAGGAGGGCGCTCGTCTCCCACGGAACAGGTTGCTGTACgtggatggaaagaaagcaaggcGGCGTCCAACCGCGACGGTGGCGTCGAAAGTTTGGTCGCTTTtctcgagaagaagctcaccTCACCCGACTCGAAATCTGGCCCGCGCGTAAAAATTTCTAAGGTATGTGCAACACTACTGAACTGGCGGCCACCGACATGAACACACATTACCAACGTCCCGTCCGCTCTTCTCCGATATGTTCTCGTTTTCAAGGATGGTCCCCTCCAGAAAAGAACGACGATCGGCGGATGCCTAGGCTTTATGGGCGTTATGTTTATTTGATGGCTGCCTGCGGTTTTCAAGGTCCCTTAAGCCTTGCTAACGTTGATTAGTCGCGGGTTGAAGGCGACGCTCTGATAGTGTCCATCCGACCGGAATCATTAGAAAGAATGCTTCAGCTTAATGGCTTTACTTTTGCAGGAGCGCCTCTTACCATCGAAAAATACGACCAGGAAACCGCTCCATTATTGAATCACTCGATTCCGGCACAAAACGGTACAACTCCATCTACCGCAGACACAAAATCGAAAATGACGGCGATACTGGGGAGGCGGTATTACCAACAATCCAAATTGCTCGATCTGTCTAAGCTGGGGACCGACCCAGATCTAGTGGCTATGGGCATATTTGGCACAACTTCCACTGAATCCAAGTTCTTCCCTGCGCTCATGAAGGTGTGGGAGCTGAACTTTGATAACGCCACGGCGCGACGTGATGCTGTCGAAAGTGTCAGCCTTGCTGACAATCAACTCTCTAATATCTCCGTCGTTACGACGCTTTCCCAAACATTCCCCGATTTAAAGAACCTTGACCTGTCGAACAATAACTTTGCCGACGCACAGGCACTTATAGGATGGCGGTGGAAATTTCGCAAACTGCAGTTCCTCGATCTCACTGGCAATCCCTTCAGTGCTGATCCCAACTTCAAGGATACTATGCTTAAATGGTATCCCGAACTCAAGACTTTGAACAACACCCAGGTCCGCACCGACGAAGAAATCGCTGCGCAAAAGAAAACGCCGATCCCCGTCCAGGCCCCCCATTTCCACGATGAAGGCCAAATCGCCGAAAACTTCATTCGAGCTTTCTTCACTGGCTACGATAACAACCGTGCCGAGATCGTCAGCGGGTTCTACGATAACAACTCAACCTTCTCACTTAATGTCAACACATCCGCCCCGAGGGCGCTGCAAACCGAACCAGCTCCTTGGGATCCGTACCTCAAAAAGAGTCGAAACCTCCTCAAAATCAGTCATCTACCTGCGAGAATGTCTCGGACTTATACGGGCGTAGAAAAGATAAAGGAGTTATGGACGACCCTTCCGCCGACGAGACATCCGGATATTGCAGCGCATCCTGAAGAGTGGCTCATTGAATGTTTCCCAATTCCTGGACTTCCTGATATATCCGGACAGAGTTCAACCGGCGTTGGTGGTTTCCTTATCATGGTACATGGAAAGTTCGAAGAGGATAATTCAGGGAAAGTAGAAACTCGAAGCTTCGATCGAACCTTTATTATCGGGCCGGGAGCAGGTGTAGGAGGAATTAGGGTTATCAGCGATGTGCTATGTTTGCGCGCATATGGCGGCAATGAAGCATGGCAACTGGAACCTCCTCCTGTCGCTGctcagccagcagcagctccagtcGCGGCCCGAGTGGCGGCCCCGGCAGCCCCTGCTGGCTACGGACTTCCAGCTCCTGGGAAAGCCGATGTCCAGGTACAACAAGAGCAATTAGTAATGCAACTGAGCGCCAAAACAATGATGACGCTGCAATATTCCGAACTTGCTCTTTCAGGGAATAACTGGAACATGGATGCTGCTTTGAAGAACTTTGAGGAATTAAAGGTAGGCCAACCACGCCCCGACTGCTTTGTAAAGCTTTACTAATTATGCCAATAGACACAGGGCCAGTTACCACCTGACGCTTTCCTTCCAGGAGTTACGGCATAGTTCCGAATCTGAAAATCATCACGCATCTCTACAACCTGTTCAAGGAATGAGAGGATAGCAGAAGgttttttatttattttcttcctcaattTTGTTTCCAATTTACATGGTGGCTGCATGGCTCGGCGAAATGGCTGAAGGTTTATCAAACGTTTGAATATCCCAATTTATTGTATTATAAAGACCACGAAGATACGTCCTAGAGAGAGCGAGAATCAAACCAATTGCCTTGCTCATCAACTTGGCTTAGATCTGTAGATTGGGTAGTAGAGAAGTGCTGTTCTCTACTGGCCGACTTGGCGGCCGGAGCCGATCACTAAGCTGCAGTTCCCGCCAACTCTCCGCACCATAAGTTCGGTCCAGCCTCATAGAACCCCCGTCGTCGCTGAAGTATACCTAATATACGCAGCAAACCGGCGCATGCGTTCCAGTCGAACCTGCAGCATGAGCCTTGCGTCAATTCCCGAGAACTAATGGAATGCCCGTTACGACCATCTCACATAGCACCGGTCAGATGGCTTCCAACGGGGCCGCGCCCCTCGATCCGTTGGACGCAGGTGAGTCGTGCGATTGAGATTACGCTTTATGAAAGCTTGGTCATTGATGGTTATTGCCTCAGCGGACTACGACCCGATTAACCACCTGAACGAGATCTTCTCGCACCCTTCTACGCTGTCCTCCGTTTCCGATGTGTCTCAACGGTTGCGTGATTACGAAACTGAGCTCGACAACGAGATCGGGGCGCTTGTAGAAGACCAAGTTACATCCAATGCAGAGAGCGTCGAGCGCATTCAAGCCGCTAAATCAGATCTGTCCGAGTTGTTCAAGAAAATCGACGATGTCCGCGACCGCGCGTCCAAGACCGAGCAGTCCATTACAGAAATGACGGCGGATATCAAACAGCTAGACAACGCGAAGAAGAATCTGACGCAGTCGATGACGGCCCTGAAACGGCTTCAGATGTTGACGACCGCGTATGATCAATTGCGTGTTCTCAGTCGCACGAGGCAGTACCGGGACTGTTCCCAGCTGCTTCAGGCCGTGATTCAGCTCGTCGCGCACTTCAAGTCGTATAGATCGATTGATCAGATTGCGCTCCTTAGCCGGAATGTGGCGGATATCCAAAGAGACTTGTTGGAGCAAATATGTGAAGACTTTGAGCTGGCGTTCGCCAAGGGGGAGGTTGgcgcgaggaagacggcgcTCTCGGAGGCATGCTCTGTTATGGATGCGCTTGGGGATCATGCGAGATCGAGATTGATGACTTGGTACTGTAAtttccagctgcgcgagTACCGGCAGGTTTTCCGGAACAATGAGGAGGCGGGCTCACTGGACAATATTTCACGGAGGTACTCATGGTTTCGACGGATCCTGCGAATCTACGATGAAGAGTACGCCTCTATTTTCCCTGCATCGTGGAGAGTGGATGAAATACTGGCCAATGCGTTCTGCGAAGGGACCAGAGATGATTTCAAGGGAATATTATCACGGTCTGTGCGGAATGGCCAGACTATCGATGTCAGTATGTTGCTCTCGTGTTTGCAGGAAACGCTTGACTTTGAACATTCCCTGGAACGACGGTTTGCCATTGATTCTCGTCCATCCACCGATACATTTGCGTCAGCGGAAACGCCTGTATTCGGCCAAGCTATCTCCGAAGCATTTGAGCCTTATCTAAGTGTATGGGTAAATGCTCAGGATCAGCAATTGGCCGGCTTGATACCAAAATACCGTCAACAGCCTGTTAAACCTCCAGGCGAAGAATTCGATTCGCACATTGTTATTTCCTCTTCCATGGAGCTGTTCACATTCTACAGGCATGCTCTCCAGCAGTGTGCAAAGCTCTCTACAGGCGCAAGTCTCGCGGATCTGGCAAAAGTGTTCGGCAAGTATCTCGACCAGTACGCTCAGCAGGTACTACTATACTATATCAGCGACCAGCCCACCGTCCACAGTCCGCTGGGCACGCCGACGATTGAGGACTATATTGCTGTTCTTAATACAGCGGACTACTGCTATACTACATGTAATCAGTTAGAGGAGAAGATAAAGGGCCGTCTCGACAAGAATCTGAAGCAGAGTGTCGACTTGCAAAGTCAAGCTGACTCATTCATGGGAATAGCGTCGGCTGCTGTGCGAGGCCTAGTGCGCAAAGTTGAGACAGAACTCGAGCCATGCTGGCGAGAAATGCGCAACACCCCTTGGAATCGGCTGGAAGGGGTGAGCGACCAAAGCTCCTATGTTGGAGAGCTATTGTCGAAAACCAACTCCAAGGCGTCAGAAATACTGCAATTGATCCACAAGCAACAATACGCCAGAGCTTTTGCTGACCACATAGTGGAGTTGATTTCGAACATCTTCCTGCAAAACATCTTCCATTGTAAACCTGTCTCGGAGACGGGTGCAGAACAGGTAAGCTCACTATACTCAGAGAAGGAGCTATGTCTAACACAATTTAGATGCTCCTAGACACATACACCCTTAAAACCGGTCTATCTTCACTCCTCCCGGCGCCCCCACCCGCCGGTTTCGTCAAGCGTGTCAATAACAGCTTCACGAAGATCGAAACCTTGCTCAAGACCCTCCAAGTCCAACCATCGCCTCCAGAAGCCCTCGTCCAAGCATACCTAATTCATATCGCAGATCGAAACAATAACAACTTCCGCAAAATCCTTGACCTTAAGGGTATCCGGAGCCGCCAGGAGCAGAACCACCTTGTCGAACTCTTCCAGATTCACCGCACTTCCGATCGCTACGCCTCAAACATCCAGGAAACAAACCCCTTTCTGGGCGCACTCCAAACAAcctctgcttcctcctcaacttccGTCTCCCAAGGCCTCGGCCTTGGCAATCTCGGCACCTCTGCCGCGGCATCAACGAGCCGCTTTGATGCGTCGCTGCTTGGCTCTGCACTTATTTCCGCTGCGAAGGATGGTGTGGATAGGCTGGGCACGCCCATGTCCTCTACTCCTGTTAACCCGGGTGCGGCTGGAGCAGGTAACTTGGCCGCTTCTACACCGGCCGCAATACCTGGGTCTTCTGGGCCGAACCAAAGCCAGGCCGGTGAGGTGGGGTCTAACTTGAACGAGAACCTTAAGAACCTTGGCAAGTTCTTCCGAAGAGATCTAGGGTTCGGCGGAAGATTTGGGAggagtggtgatgatggcTGATGTGGGTGGGCTTTTTGTGTATAGTCTACGTTTCCAGTGACGAGCGTAGATATATTGTTATCTTTTGACGTCTACATACCTCATCTCTGGGGCAGCATCAAGACCAGAACAGAGCATTACGTGATTCATTTGGGCATATTATAAGTTGAGCGGTATATATGCAAATTATTGTGAACAGCATCCCAAGCATTGCATTATATCCTTCTATAAGATAACATAGGTGACTTTTAGTTATCCCAAATCACATCTATAACTTTAGATTCACAAATACATGTACTCAAGAGAATCAACTATATCAGAAAACCGTAGCCTCACCCTCCCACGACGTCTGCTTCCTCAGATGCTCCAGCCCATAGAACACATCATTCaacgccttcttctccttttccttttcctctacACCATCCGCCAAAATGACAGGTAATGTCCCCGTAGCGTTAACTGTGGTGACCAATTGGTAATCAGTGACCGCCTCCCACTCTGTTGTTCCTTGCTTGAGCTGGAACGCTTCGAGCGTGATTGAAGCAATTGGACTGGAGCGCCATTCCTGCATTGACCCGGGAGTGCGGATGCAGTCGACAGAGACGACTACTATGTCTTTGTGGACTTGCACGTCAAGAACGTTGCCCGAGGTCTTGATAGACGTGTGAGCGGTCATGGAGCCGTTGGGTTCCAGGGTGAATGGGAGGAGGGCCGGGTTTCTGCGACTTGATTAGCGGATCCGTCCCAGTGAAATATTGCAGTAGAGAGTTGAGAGCAGGAGGGAAGGAGGTGCTTACCCTTCCAGCGCAACCAGAATGACTCGCCGTGAGTCTGCACCAAGAGTAGCCGCCCAGATACCGTGGACGGCGACTTTCTTGGCTTCGCCTTCAGCTGGCTGTTCCACGAGGGGCACAGTATGCAGTACTTGGCCGGCTGTCCAGTTCCACACGATAAGATGCGGGTCCCCGCCGCCAGAGACTAGGTACTCTGGAGCCCATTCAGGGATGCAAAGCTTAGAAACGAATGCTGTATGTCCGAAGCAGTGGTTCTCGATGACGTGTGCCTGCGGTGGCCCGCGCGAGACCCGAATATGCTCGTCTTTATCTGCGCTAAGGATGTAGGTTCTTCTCTTAGTAGACGAGGGGTCCGGAGACGGTAAAGAGGCAAAGACCACGTCTGTGAGAAGAGAGACATGTCCGAGCAACAGGTCGTGGTCGAAGACGGGCTTGTCTacttctttcttctgcttgttctgcatGTTCTTTTGCATCTCTAACGATTTGAGATTGCGTTGCGTGTGCACGGTTAAGTTTGTGGCTGCGATCGGCGTGGACCGTTGGGCCAGAGTCTTCATGGTAGAGCGCGGCTCAGCGCTTGGTATTAGGGGCATGGAGTAGACATCCCCAAACTTGTCGCCAGTCAGGATGTCGTTGTCCTCCATGAATGTGATGGCGCATGGCCGCTTGGGCATTGGCCTGGTACTGGTTAGCTTCTACTCCGTCACCTCAGAGAGAAACAAACTTACCTCTCACTCAGGTGCACAAATGAAccgtcctcttcaatctggaAGACACGGATACATTTGTCCTCTCCTGTAAGCGCAACCAGATATTCCCCGTCTGGCGTGGACGTCAAGATGGGAATGTTGGTCCACGTACAGGATTTTTTCGAAGCTGCAGTACCAGCATCACCCTCCTTTTCTGAAGATGGCTCaaccttcctcttcttctccggaGGGCCTTCAGTCTCTGGGTTAGATCCAGCACAGTTGGTTCCATGAATATTATTGTCCGCACCGTCTTGCGGCCAGACAGAGA is a window of Aspergillus nidulans FGSC A4 chromosome VI DNA encoding:
- the trm82 gene encoding putative tRNA methyltransferase (transcript_id=CADANIAT00010378); protein product: MAENFQHPFQCIQFIKKRNGEHRDVFVASAGAKLFSYAADSGRRLSVWPQDGADNNIHGTNCAGSNPETEGPPEKKRKVEPSSEKEGDAGTAASKKSCTWTNIPILTSTPDGEYLVALTGEDKCIRVFQIEEDGSFVHLSERPMPKRPCAITFMEDNDILTGDKFGDVYSMPLIPSAEPRSTMKTLAQRSTPIAATNLTVHTQRNLKSLEMQKNMQNKQKKEVDKPVFDHDLLLGHVSLLTDVVFASLPSPDPSSTKRRTYILSADKDEHIRVSRGPPQAHVIENHCFGHTAFVSKLCIPEWAPEYLVSGGGDPHLIVWNWTAGQVLHTVPLVEQPAEGEAKKVAVHGIWAATLGADSRRVILVALEGNPALLPFTLEPNGSMTAHTSIKTSGNVLDVQVHKDIVVVSVDCIRTPGSMQEWRSSPIASITLEAFQLKQGTTEWEAVTDYQLVTTVNATGTLPVILADGVEEKEKEKKALNDVFYGLEHLRKQTSWEGEATVF